The window AGGAGAGCCGCATAGATCAAAAAACCCAACGTGCCAGCCACTGCGACCAAGCCCAGTAACCACCAAATCAGCGGTTGGGGTCTGACCGCTAGCATGATGAACCCGCCGATGGTGATAAACATCGCTACTGCACCGGGCAGATAGAACGAATCGACGACCTTGGATGCAAATCCGCTTTGCATATCCACTGTCACGGCTTTGATACGCCGGTTTTGCCGCGCGATCAGATCGACAGCGTCACGTACGGTTTCCGGTTCGGACTCGTTGAACTCCTCGTAGGGATTCTTGGGGAACGTGACATCGAGTAGTCGATCGAGTCTGCGGACGGTCAGTGCGCGAGACCATTCCAGATCTTTGTTGCCCGCCGTGAGCGCCTCATCGAGAAGTTGTGAATCGGCAGCCTGTTGCTTCTTGGGCTGGATTTTACGCTGTTTGTATTGATGTTCGATCGCAATCAGGCGCTTTTCATACTTGCCTTGGATCACCGTGGTTTGGTCGGTAGACGCCTTGCGGTACTTGATCCGCGTCCGCAGCAACTGGTCGCGGGTTTGGATCGAAGCGGTTTCATAGGCAATAATTGCCTTTTCCTGCTCGTCATCCCACTGCCGGAGGGTGCTTTGGCGGTCCTGCAGGCAGTTCAACTTGACGGTAGCGAGCTGTTCGGCGAGTTGCCGCTCGAGGTCGGTGTGATGAGCTGATTGATCCGTCAGCAACCGGCGGTGTTCCGTCCGCGAGTCGGACACCCTGCCGACAAATCCATCGATCAATCGCCGCTGTCGAGCGGGATCAAACAGGAATACGGGGGCGACGGATGAATCTTTCATAACATGCGATTCTAACGGACAGCTAATCCCCGAGGGGGCGTGGCTATCGCAGCGGGCGAAAATTTCGCACAATGGCCGCTCTCTCTTGCGCCGCGTTTCCCGAACTACTTCATCGACACATGGCTTCACGCTCTCGGACCACTGCCCCCGCTTCGATTGATGCGGCCCGTCGCGAGGTGGCGACATCCCCCCATCGCGATGAGTCCGATCAGTCGGGAAACGATCTCTCGACGGGAGCATCCGGTGCAACCGGAAAAAACGTTGCAGCGAAACCGTCCAGCCAAATTGAGTTATCACCTGCGGTGCTCAATGGCGACACCAGGATCGAGGTGGACGGGATCGAAGTCGATCTTCGCAATCGCTATCTCGCCGCGTTCCTGGCGTGGTTGGTCCCAGGTGCGGGACATTTTTACCAAGGTCGCCGAGGCAAGGCCACGCTTTTCGTGCTGTGTGTGTTGTCACTGTGGGTCATCGGTTTTGCCATCGGCGGGGCCAATGTCGTGTATGCGTCGTGGCAACCCGGCGATCGCCGCTGGCACTATTTTCTGCAAGCTGGCGTGGGCGCAGTGTCTCTGCCGGCGTTGGTACAAGGCAACAAGATGCGGGAGAATACGGACCCCCGGGGGCGCACCGTCGATAGTTATCGGCCGCTGTGGAATGGGTTCATGGCGCCACCCAATCGCCCTGTACTCGAAGGCGAGGCCGATGAAGTCGCCGCTTGGTATGCCATCCATGGCAGCGGGTACGAGCTAGGGACGTGGTTCACGATGATTGCGGGCTTGTTGAATTTCCTCATCATTTACGACGCCTTCGGGGGACCTCTAGCGGTACCGATTAGCGGTAAACGGTAGTCAGAAAAAGCGAAATTTGGTCCTTCCCAGGACGGAAAAATTTGTGAATACCGAGATGATCAAGTAGAATTGGTGGTTCTACACCTCGAATCTCGCGATTCCTCGACCCTCTTTTCACTCGGATCACCGCGATGC of the Allorhodopirellula heiligendammensis genome contains:
- a CDS encoding DUF6677 family protein, which produces MASRSRTTAPASIDAARREVATSPHRDESDQSGNDLSTGASGATGKNVAAKPSSQIELSPAVLNGDTRIEVDGIEVDLRNRYLAAFLAWLVPGAGHFYQGRRGKATLFVLCVLSLWVIGFAIGGANVVYASWQPGDRRWHYFLQAGVGAVSLPALVQGNKMRENTDPRGRTVDSYRPLWNGFMAPPNRPVLEGEADEVAAWYAIHGSGYELGTWFTMIAGLLNFLIIYDAFGGPLAVPISGKR